In a genomic window of Larus michahellis chromosome 3, bLarMic1.1, whole genome shotgun sequence:
- the HEY2 gene encoding hairy/enhancer-of-split related with YRPW motif protein 2 isoform X1 — MKRPCEETTSDSDMDETIDVGSENNYSGQSNSSVIRSNSPTTTSQIMARKKRRGIIEKRRRDRINNSLSELRRLVPTAFEKQGSAKLEKAEILQMTVDHLKMLQATGGKGYFDAHSLAMDFMSIGFRECLTEVARYLTSVEGLDTSDPLRVRLVSHLSTCASQREAAAMTSSMAHHHHPLHPHHWAAAFHHLPAALLQPNGLHASDAAPCRLSSDMAPHHGSALLTATFAHADAALRVPSAGSVAPCVPPLSTSLLSLSATVHAAAAAATAAAQSFPLSFTGAFPMLPPSAAAAAVAAATAITPPLAVSATASPQQAGSGGSTKPYRPWGTEVGAF; from the exons ATGAAGCGACCTTGCGAGGAAACTACCTCAGACAGCGACATGGACGAGACGATAGACGTGGGGAGCGAGAACAACTACTCGGG GCAAAGTAATAGCTCTGTCATTCGATCAAATTCCCCAACAACAACATCTCAGATTATggccagaaagaaaagaagaggg ATTATAGAGAAAAGGCGCCGTGACCGTATAAATAACAGTTTATCAGAGCTGAGGCGGCTTGTGCcaactgcttttgaaaaacaa GGATCTGCCAAATTAGAAAAAGCGGAAATACTGCAAATGACAGTGGATCATCTGAAGATGCTGCAGGCGACAGGAGGTAAAG GTTATTTTGACGCTCATTCCTTGGCCATGGATTTCATGAGCATTGGCTTCCGGGAGTGCTTGACAGAAGTGGCGAGGTACCTGACTTCGGTGGAAGGCCTCGACACGTCCGACCCCCTGCGCGTTAGGCTCGTGTCCCACCTGAGCACCTGCGCCTCTCAGAGGGAAGCCGCCGCCATGACCTCCTCCAtggcccaccaccaccaccccttgcACCCTCACCACTGGGCAGCTGCCTTTCACCACCTCCCGGCTGCTTTGCTGCAGCCGAACGGACTACACGCCTCCGACGCCGCCCCGTGCAGACTCTCCTCGGACATGGCCCCCCACCACGGCTCTGCCCTGCTCACCGCCACCTTCGCCCATGCCGACGCCGCCCTCCGAGTCCCCTCCGCCGGCAGCGTCGCTCCCTGCGTTCCCCCCCTCTCCACCTCCCTCTTGTCCCTCTCGGCCACTGTTCacgccgcggcggcggcagccacAGCCGCTGCCCAGAGCTTCCCCCTCTCCTTCACCGGCGCTTTCCCCATGCTTCCCCCCAGCGCGGCCGCTGCCGCCGTGGCTGCGGCGACGGCCATCACCCCTCCCTTGGCTGTGTCGGCCACCGCCAGCCCTCAGCAGGCCGGCAGCGGGGGCAGCACTAAACCCTACCGACCC
- the HEY2 gene encoding hairy/enhancer-of-split related with YRPW motif protein 2 isoform X2, giving the protein MKRPCEETTSDSDMDETIDVGSENNYSGQSNSSVIRSNSPTTTSQIMARKKRRGGSAKLEKAEILQMTVDHLKMLQATGGKGYFDAHSLAMDFMSIGFRECLTEVARYLTSVEGLDTSDPLRVRLVSHLSTCASQREAAAMTSSMAHHHHPLHPHHWAAAFHHLPAALLQPNGLHASDAAPCRLSSDMAPHHGSALLTATFAHADAALRVPSAGSVAPCVPPLSTSLLSLSATVHAAAAAATAAAQSFPLSFTGAFPMLPPSAAAAAVAAATAITPPLAVSATASPQQAGSGGSTKPYRPWGTEVGAF; this is encoded by the exons ATGAAGCGACCTTGCGAGGAAACTACCTCAGACAGCGACATGGACGAGACGATAGACGTGGGGAGCGAGAACAACTACTCGGG GCAAAGTAATAGCTCTGTCATTCGATCAAATTCCCCAACAACAACATCTCAGATTATggccagaaagaaaagaagaggg GGATCTGCCAAATTAGAAAAAGCGGAAATACTGCAAATGACAGTGGATCATCTGAAGATGCTGCAGGCGACAGGAGGTAAAG GTTATTTTGACGCTCATTCCTTGGCCATGGATTTCATGAGCATTGGCTTCCGGGAGTGCTTGACAGAAGTGGCGAGGTACCTGACTTCGGTGGAAGGCCTCGACACGTCCGACCCCCTGCGCGTTAGGCTCGTGTCCCACCTGAGCACCTGCGCCTCTCAGAGGGAAGCCGCCGCCATGACCTCCTCCAtggcccaccaccaccaccccttgcACCCTCACCACTGGGCAGCTGCCTTTCACCACCTCCCGGCTGCTTTGCTGCAGCCGAACGGACTACACGCCTCCGACGCCGCCCCGTGCAGACTCTCCTCGGACATGGCCCCCCACCACGGCTCTGCCCTGCTCACCGCCACCTTCGCCCATGCCGACGCCGCCCTCCGAGTCCCCTCCGCCGGCAGCGTCGCTCCCTGCGTTCCCCCCCTCTCCACCTCCCTCTTGTCCCTCTCGGCCACTGTTCacgccgcggcggcggcagccacAGCCGCTGCCCAGAGCTTCCCCCTCTCCTTCACCGGCGCTTTCCCCATGCTTCCCCCCAGCGCGGCCGCTGCCGCCGTGGCTGCGGCGACGGCCATCACCCCTCCCTTGGCTGTGTCGGCCACCGCCAGCCCTCAGCAGGCCGGCAGCGGGGGCAGCACTAAACCCTACCGACCC